A single genomic interval of Streptomyces sp. NBC_00663 harbors:
- a CDS encoding ATP-grasp domain-containing protein — MSNKILLIMRNTYAWHREHIETLERMGLEIHLATGVKQAADDGRFASVVPIPEELEGESMARFCAEEARKLGIDTAITFYDSDIAVTSRANQLLGHSWPRPEADAISRDKQLQRNFLTAHGLPAPQFAGVTGVETGLKAAEDFAYPFIVKPSALAASIGVSLVRDRDELERALTDVARLAEEWGGYFPSDGPEIALIEEFLPGKEVTLDGVVVDGAFHLVGVTNKMQMPGPYFEEDFYTLPFRTPEEEPELVEVAEGIVAGLGVRNCLFNAEFRQDSQGRYRVVEFATRMSGGQNYRNLREVHGIDAVRLYAKAVLAGDDADKRAAVLDGEVRRAATPRAATCIKFAYRTGTLVRNNPGDAYHSPYFRSYIPASKPGDRLRRAPEGWYEIAGSLAVAAPYRGVEDVDRVERIAAELDEQLDVVIVPPVAVPPAVRGAA, encoded by the coding sequence ATGAGCAACAAGATCCTGCTGATCATGCGGAACACCTACGCGTGGCACCGCGAGCACATCGAGACGCTGGAGCGGATGGGTCTGGAGATCCACCTGGCCACCGGCGTCAAGCAGGCCGCCGACGACGGCCGCTTCGCCTCCGTGGTGCCCATCCCGGAGGAGCTGGAGGGCGAGTCGATGGCCCGCTTCTGCGCCGAGGAGGCCCGCAAGCTGGGCATCGACACGGCGATCACCTTCTACGACAGCGACATCGCCGTCACCTCCCGCGCCAACCAGCTGCTCGGCCACTCCTGGCCGCGCCCCGAGGCCGACGCGATCTCCCGCGACAAGCAGCTCCAGCGCAACTTCCTCACCGCACACGGCCTGCCCGCCCCGCAGTTCGCCGGTGTGACCGGCGTGGAGACGGGCCTGAAGGCGGCGGAGGACTTCGCGTACCCCTTCATCGTCAAGCCCAGCGCGCTCGCCGCGAGCATCGGCGTGAGCCTGGTCCGCGACCGGGACGAGCTGGAGCGGGCGCTGACGGACGTGGCGCGGCTCGCCGAGGAGTGGGGCGGCTACTTCCCGAGCGACGGCCCCGAGATCGCCCTCATCGAGGAGTTCCTGCCCGGCAAGGAGGTCACCCTCGACGGAGTGGTCGTCGACGGCGCCTTCCACCTCGTCGGCGTCACCAACAAGATGCAGATGCCCGGCCCCTACTTCGAGGAGGACTTCTACACCCTGCCCTTCCGCACCCCGGAGGAGGAGCCGGAGCTGGTCGAGGTCGCCGAGGGCATCGTCGCCGGACTCGGGGTGAGGAACTGTCTGTTCAACGCCGAGTTCCGGCAGGACTCCCAAGGCCGGTACCGGGTCGTGGAGTTCGCCACCCGCATGAGCGGCGGCCAGAACTACCGCAACCTGCGCGAGGTGCACGGCATCGACGCGGTACGGCTCTACGCGAAGGCCGTGCTCGCCGGTGACGACGCCGACAAGCGGGCCGCCGTGCTCGACGGCGAGGTCCGCAGGGCCGCCACCCCGCGCGCCGCGACCTGCATCAAGTTCGCCTACCGGACCGGCACGCTGGTCCGCAACAACCCCGGCGACGCCTACCACTCCCCCTACTTCCGCTCCTACATCCCCGCCTCCAAGCCCGGCGACCGGCTGCGCCGCGCCCCCGAGGGCTGGTACGAGATCGCCGGCTCGCTGGCCGTCGCGGCGCCCTACCGCGGGGTCGAGGACGTCGACCGGGTGG